One Nicotiana sylvestris chromosome 12, ASM39365v2, whole genome shotgun sequence genomic window carries:
- the LOC104243304 gene encoding uncharacterized protein isoform X1 — protein MSDGMMEIEKPVNVDSKCDKQWFVDASTEQEEPCVEKLNFKTLDGVELDCCATNHATNCATETVDGVGVECCATNRAPETVDGIGVEGCATNRAPETEDDVELEGCAAFRAPGTLNTEESELGEKQANKLNNCDVQPYVRIDVKEASNDEMLSEVSNPNLSPRENTSSFQTISNQGMDLLSNNQGCSGEITSFSSGNSSADESVGEEEHNQIDVSEAVAKSSVVLEIPKEFSTTGVRKITFKFSKRKEDYGNAYASAALPVTDRVDDGFGEAHAWYPSDDMTHRISSTNGAFYQHGDPFLCPPNMELKMSKKVISDAYPTNVKKLLSTGILEGARVNYISTSGKMELPGIIKDYGYLCGCSFCNFSKQVLSAYEFEVHAGGKTRHPNNHIYLENGKPIYRIIQELKTAPLSRLEEVVRDVAGSSINEQYFEAWKAKLLQCYEVASADQYSYGKASGIYHSKLSSVMEDGLISASYSYIDNFPPNPFSYMETAEAWKHVAKKPRCNFSSSTVEPKRPAEGCTRKRDNDLHRSLFMPNGLPDGTDLAYYSKGKKVLGGYKLGNGIVCSCCDTEISPSQFEAHAGCAAKRQPYRHIYTSNGLTLHDIALMLANGQSIATNNSDDMCTICGDGGELICCEGCPRAFHAACLGVQCTPTSGWLCSYCRDNFVPGRKTAGDAGPIMIRLTRVVKAPESEGGGCVVCRTPDFSVAKFDDRTVMLCDQCEKEYHVGCLRESGLCDLKELPKDKWFCCNDCNKVYAVLQNCVLKGAEVIPAPAATAVTKKHVQKCLMDTATNDIQWRILSGKSRYPEHLPLLSRAATIFRECFDPIVAKSGRDLIPVMVYGRNISGQEFGGMYCIVLTVKSVVVSAGLLRIFGQEVAELPLVATSRENQGKGYFQALFACIEMLLSSMHVKNLVLPAAEEAESIWTNKLGFKKMTDERYLKYSRDFQLTVFKGTSMLEKEVQQTAYEL, from the exons ATGAGTGATGGAATGATGGAAATAGAGAAGCCCGTAAATGTTGATTCAAAGTGTGACAAACAATGGTTTGTAGATGCCAGTACTGAACAGGAGGAGCCATGTGTCGAGAAGCTTAATTTTAAAACTTTAGATGGTGTAGAATTAGATTGTTGTGCCACGAATCATGCCACTAATTGTGCAACCGAAACTGTAGATGGTGTAGGAGTAGAATGTTGTGCCACGAATCGTGCACCCGAAACTGTAGATGGTATAGGAGTAGAAGGTTGTGCCACGAATCGTGCACCTGAAACTGAAGATGATGTAGAATTAGAAGGTTGTGCCGCGTTTCGTGCACCTGGAACTTTAAACACGGAGGAATCAGAGTTAGGTGAGAAGCAGGCAAACAAATTGAATAATTGTGATGTCCAGCCCTATGTAAGGATTGATGTGAAGGAAGCTTCGAATGATGAGATGCTTTCTGAAGTTTCAAATCCAAATTTGTCTCCAAGAGAGAACACGTCAAGTTTCCAGACTATCAGTAATCAAGGGATGGATTTATtgagtaataatcaaggttgttCTGGAGAGATTACATCTTTTTCATCAGGGAATTCAAGTGCGGATGAGAGTGTCGGTGAAGAAGAGCATAATCAAATTGATGTATCTGAGGCAGTTGCGAAATCCTCTGTGGTACTTGAAATTCCAAAGGAATTTAGCACAACTGGTGTCAGGAAGATTACATTTAAGTTTAGCAAAAGAAAGGAGGATTATGGTAATGCATATGCTTCAGCTGCTCTGCCTGTGACTGATCGGGTTGATGATGGATTTGGTGAAGCACATGCATGGTATCCTTCTGATGATATGACTCACCGTATTTCAAGCACAAATGGAGCATTTTATCAACATGGAGATCCTTTTTTATGTCCTCCAAACATGGAATTAAAAATGTCTAAGAAGGTCATTTCTGATGCTTACCCGACAAATGTCAAGAAGCTTCTATCGACGGGTATTTTGGAAGGAGCAAGGGTGAACTACATTTCAACTTCTGGGAAG ATGGAGCTTCCTGGAATCATAAAGGATTACGGATACTTGTGTGGTTGTTCATTCTGCAATTTCTCTAAA CAGGTTCTCAGTGCTTACGAATTTGAAGTGCATGCTGGGGGCAAGACTAGACACCCAAACAATCATATTTATTTGGAGAATGGAAAACCTATTTACAGGATAATTCAAGAGTTGAAGACTGCACCACTTAGCAGACTAGAAGAAGTTGTAAGAGACGTGGCTGGTTCTTCTATTAATGAGCAATATTTTGAGGCTTGGAAAG CAAAACTCCTGCAGTGCTATGAGGTGGCTAGTGCTGACCAATATTCTTATGGAAAGGCTTCAGGAATTTATCACTCTAAGCTAAG TTCGGTGATGGAAGATGGCCTTATTTCTGCTTCCTACTCCTATATTGACAACTTCCCTCCAAATCCATTTAGCTATATGGAGACAGCAGAGGCATGGAAGCATGTGGCTAAAAA GCCAAGGTGCAATTTTTCCAGCTCAACAGTAGAGCCAAAAAGACCTGCTGAAGGTTGCACAAGAAAAAG GGATAATGACTTGCACCGATCATTATTCATGCCAAATGGACTTCCAGATGGAACTGATTTGGCatattattctaaggggaag AAAGTTCTGGGGGGCTACAAGCTGGGAAATGGCATAGTCTGCAGCTGCTGTGATACTGAG ATAAGTCCGTCCCAGTTTGAGGCTCATGCTGGATGTGCAGCTAAACGTCAGCC TTACCGTCACATCTACACTTCCAATGGACTTACCCTACACGATATAGCATTAATGCTGGCAAATGGTCAAAGTATTGCCACCAATAACAGTGATGATATGTGTACAATATGCGGCGATGGGGGAGAACTGATTTGCTGTGAAGGGTGTCCTCGGGCTTTCCATGCAG CTTGTTTAGGTGTACAGTGTACCCCAACCAGTGGTTGGCTCTGTTCATATTGTAGAGACAATTTTGTACCTGGTAGGAAAACTGCAGGAGATGCAGGACCAATTATGATACGGTTGACAAGAGTGGTTAAAGCTCCGGAGTCTGAAGGTGGTGGGTGCGTTGTTTGCAG GACCCCGGACTTTAGCGTTGCCAAATTTGACGATCGGACAGTTATGCTCTGTGACCAG TGTGAGAAAGAATACCATGTTGGGTGTTTGCGGGAAAGTGGGCTGTGTGATCTGAAA GAACTCCCAAAAGATAAATGGTTTTGTTGCAATGACTGCAATAAAGTTTATGCGGTACTTCAGAATTGTGTTCTGAAGGGAGCTGAGGTCATTCCAGCACCTGCAGCAACTGCAGTAACTAAGAAGCATGTCCAGAAATGTTTAATGGATACAGCTACAAATGACATTCAGTGGCGAATCTTAAGTGGGAAGAGTCGCTACCCGGAGCATCTACCTCTTCTTTCCAGAGCAGCAACAATCTTTAGG GAGTGCTTTGATCCTATTGTTGCCAAATCTGGACGAGATCTTATACCTGTTATGGTTTATGG GCGAAACATCTCGGGTCAGGAATTTGGGGGAATGTATTGCATCGTTTTGACTGTAAA GTCTGTAGTTGTATCAGCTGGTCTTCTCAGGATTTTCGGGCAAGAGGTTGCTGAACTACCTTTGGTGGCTACAAGTAGAGAAAACCAAGGGAAA gGTTATTTCCAGGCGTTATTTGCATGTATTGAGATGCTATTATCTTCCATGCATGTTAAAAACCTGGTTCTGCCTGCTGCTGAGGAGGCGGAATCCATCTGGACAAATAAACTGGGGTTCAAAAAGATGACTGATGAACGA TATCTGAAGTATTCAAGGGACTTCCAGTTGACGGTATTCAAGGGGACATCAATGTTGGAGAAGGAGGTGCAGCAGACAGCTTATGAATTGTAA
- the LOC104217893 gene encoding organelle RRM domain-containing protein 2, mitochondrial produces the protein MAFLRRIFNGSSSTILQSQFSSIRLNSTLTSPKLFVSGLSRYTSDENLKKAFEQFGKLVEAKVITDRATGRSKGFGFVSYETIEDAEKAREGMNAKFLDGWVIFVDPARPSMPRPPPSPPPQDPLNFGITTNKTVGWTGR, from the exons ATGGCATTTCTTCGTCGCATTTTCAATGGTTCATCATCAACTATTCTTCAATCACAATTTTCTTCAATCCGCTTGAATTCAACGCTCACAAGTCCTAAGCTATTTGTCAGTG GGCTTTCAAGATACACTAGTGATGAAAACCTTAAAAAAGCATTTGAACAATTTGGAAAACTTGTTGAAG CGAAAGTTATTACTGATAGAGCAACTGGGAGATCAAAGGGATTTGGATTTGTTTCATATGAAACAATAGAAGACGCTGAGAAGGCTCGTGAAGGAATGAATGCCAAGTTCTTGGACGGCTGGGTAATTTTTGTTGACCCTGCGAGGCCAAGTATGCCTAGACCACCACCATCACCACCTCCACAAGATCCTTTGAACTTTGGGATTACGACAAATAAGACTGTTGGTTGGACTGGCCGATGA
- the LOC138883752 gene encoding uncharacterized protein, with the protein MKVAERRMLRWMCGHTRLDRIKDEVIRDKVGVAPVESKMREAMLRWFGHVKRRNTDAPVRISERLALGGERRGRGRPKKSWGEVTRQDMAQLELNEDMTLDRRVWRWKIRVEGIHSPSLAEGHSKTVSLPPLLG; encoded by the exons ATGAAAGTAGCGGAAaggaggatgttgagatggatgtgtgggcatactagATTGGATAGAATTAAGGATGAAGTTATTCGGGATAAGGTGGGAGTGGCCCCTGTGGAGTCAAAGATGCGTGAGGCAATGTTGAGATGGTTTgggcatgttaagaggagaaACACAGATGCCCCAGTCAGGATATCTGAGAGGTTGGCCTTGGGAGGTGAGAGGAGGGGTAGAGGTAGACCTAAGAAGTCTTGGGGTGAAGTGaccaggcaggacatggcgcagCTTGAGCTGAACGAGGACATGACCTTAGATAGAAGAGTGTGGAGGTGGAAGATTAGGGtggaag GGATTCATTCACCTTCTTTAGCCGAGGGTCATTCGAAAACAGTCTCCCTCCCTCCCCTTTTAGGGTAG
- the LOC104243304 gene encoding uncharacterized protein isoform X2, producing MSDGMMEIEKPVNVDSKCDKQWFVDASTEQEEPCVEKLNFKTLDGVELDCCATNHATNCATETVDGVGVECCATNRAPETVDGIGVEGCATNRAPETEDDVELEGCAAFRAPGTLNTEESELGEKQANKLNNCDVQPYVRIDVKEASNDEMLSEVSNPNLSPRENTSSFQTISNQGMDLLSNNQGCSGEITSFSSGNSSADESVGEEEHNQIDVSEAVAKSSVVLEIPKEFSTTGVRKITFKFSKRKEDYGNAYASAALPVTDRVDDGFGEAHAWYPSDDMTHRISSTNGAFYQHGDPFLCPPNMELKMSKKVISDAYPTNVKKLLSTGILEGARVNYISTSGKMELPGIIKDYGYLCGCSFCNFSKVLSAYEFEVHAGGKTRHPNNHIYLENGKPIYRIIQELKTAPLSRLEEVVRDVAGSSINEQYFEAWKAKLLQCYEVASADQYSYGKASGIYHSKLSSVMEDGLISASYSYIDNFPPNPFSYMETAEAWKHVAKKPRCNFSSSTVEPKRPAEGCTRKRDNDLHRSLFMPNGLPDGTDLAYYSKGKKVLGGYKLGNGIVCSCCDTEISPSQFEAHAGCAAKRQPYRHIYTSNGLTLHDIALMLANGQSIATNNSDDMCTICGDGGELICCEGCPRAFHAACLGVQCTPTSGWLCSYCRDNFVPGRKTAGDAGPIMIRLTRVVKAPESEGGGCVVCRTPDFSVAKFDDRTVMLCDQCEKEYHVGCLRESGLCDLKELPKDKWFCCNDCNKVYAVLQNCVLKGAEVIPAPAATAVTKKHVQKCLMDTATNDIQWRILSGKSRYPEHLPLLSRAATIFRECFDPIVAKSGRDLIPVMVYGRNISGQEFGGMYCIVLTVKSVVVSAGLLRIFGQEVAELPLVATSRENQGKGYFQALFACIEMLLSSMHVKNLVLPAAEEAESIWTNKLGFKKMTDERYLKYSRDFQLTVFKGTSMLEKEVQQTAYEL from the exons ATGAGTGATGGAATGATGGAAATAGAGAAGCCCGTAAATGTTGATTCAAAGTGTGACAAACAATGGTTTGTAGATGCCAGTACTGAACAGGAGGAGCCATGTGTCGAGAAGCTTAATTTTAAAACTTTAGATGGTGTAGAATTAGATTGTTGTGCCACGAATCATGCCACTAATTGTGCAACCGAAACTGTAGATGGTGTAGGAGTAGAATGTTGTGCCACGAATCGTGCACCCGAAACTGTAGATGGTATAGGAGTAGAAGGTTGTGCCACGAATCGTGCACCTGAAACTGAAGATGATGTAGAATTAGAAGGTTGTGCCGCGTTTCGTGCACCTGGAACTTTAAACACGGAGGAATCAGAGTTAGGTGAGAAGCAGGCAAACAAATTGAATAATTGTGATGTCCAGCCCTATGTAAGGATTGATGTGAAGGAAGCTTCGAATGATGAGATGCTTTCTGAAGTTTCAAATCCAAATTTGTCTCCAAGAGAGAACACGTCAAGTTTCCAGACTATCAGTAATCAAGGGATGGATTTATtgagtaataatcaaggttgttCTGGAGAGATTACATCTTTTTCATCAGGGAATTCAAGTGCGGATGAGAGTGTCGGTGAAGAAGAGCATAATCAAATTGATGTATCTGAGGCAGTTGCGAAATCCTCTGTGGTACTTGAAATTCCAAAGGAATTTAGCACAACTGGTGTCAGGAAGATTACATTTAAGTTTAGCAAAAGAAAGGAGGATTATGGTAATGCATATGCTTCAGCTGCTCTGCCTGTGACTGATCGGGTTGATGATGGATTTGGTGAAGCACATGCATGGTATCCTTCTGATGATATGACTCACCGTATTTCAAGCACAAATGGAGCATTTTATCAACATGGAGATCCTTTTTTATGTCCTCCAAACATGGAATTAAAAATGTCTAAGAAGGTCATTTCTGATGCTTACCCGACAAATGTCAAGAAGCTTCTATCGACGGGTATTTTGGAAGGAGCAAGGGTGAACTACATTTCAACTTCTGGGAAG ATGGAGCTTCCTGGAATCATAAAGGATTACGGATACTTGTGTGGTTGTTCATTCTGCAATTTCTCTAAA GTTCTCAGTGCTTACGAATTTGAAGTGCATGCTGGGGGCAAGACTAGACACCCAAACAATCATATTTATTTGGAGAATGGAAAACCTATTTACAGGATAATTCAAGAGTTGAAGACTGCACCACTTAGCAGACTAGAAGAAGTTGTAAGAGACGTGGCTGGTTCTTCTATTAATGAGCAATATTTTGAGGCTTGGAAAG CAAAACTCCTGCAGTGCTATGAGGTGGCTAGTGCTGACCAATATTCTTATGGAAAGGCTTCAGGAATTTATCACTCTAAGCTAAG TTCGGTGATGGAAGATGGCCTTATTTCTGCTTCCTACTCCTATATTGACAACTTCCCTCCAAATCCATTTAGCTATATGGAGACAGCAGAGGCATGGAAGCATGTGGCTAAAAA GCCAAGGTGCAATTTTTCCAGCTCAACAGTAGAGCCAAAAAGACCTGCTGAAGGTTGCACAAGAAAAAG GGATAATGACTTGCACCGATCATTATTCATGCCAAATGGACTTCCAGATGGAACTGATTTGGCatattattctaaggggaag AAAGTTCTGGGGGGCTACAAGCTGGGAAATGGCATAGTCTGCAGCTGCTGTGATACTGAG ATAAGTCCGTCCCAGTTTGAGGCTCATGCTGGATGTGCAGCTAAACGTCAGCC TTACCGTCACATCTACACTTCCAATGGACTTACCCTACACGATATAGCATTAATGCTGGCAAATGGTCAAAGTATTGCCACCAATAACAGTGATGATATGTGTACAATATGCGGCGATGGGGGAGAACTGATTTGCTGTGAAGGGTGTCCTCGGGCTTTCCATGCAG CTTGTTTAGGTGTACAGTGTACCCCAACCAGTGGTTGGCTCTGTTCATATTGTAGAGACAATTTTGTACCTGGTAGGAAAACTGCAGGAGATGCAGGACCAATTATGATACGGTTGACAAGAGTGGTTAAAGCTCCGGAGTCTGAAGGTGGTGGGTGCGTTGTTTGCAG GACCCCGGACTTTAGCGTTGCCAAATTTGACGATCGGACAGTTATGCTCTGTGACCAG TGTGAGAAAGAATACCATGTTGGGTGTTTGCGGGAAAGTGGGCTGTGTGATCTGAAA GAACTCCCAAAAGATAAATGGTTTTGTTGCAATGACTGCAATAAAGTTTATGCGGTACTTCAGAATTGTGTTCTGAAGGGAGCTGAGGTCATTCCAGCACCTGCAGCAACTGCAGTAACTAAGAAGCATGTCCAGAAATGTTTAATGGATACAGCTACAAATGACATTCAGTGGCGAATCTTAAGTGGGAAGAGTCGCTACCCGGAGCATCTACCTCTTCTTTCCAGAGCAGCAACAATCTTTAGG GAGTGCTTTGATCCTATTGTTGCCAAATCTGGACGAGATCTTATACCTGTTATGGTTTATGG GCGAAACATCTCGGGTCAGGAATTTGGGGGAATGTATTGCATCGTTTTGACTGTAAA GTCTGTAGTTGTATCAGCTGGTCTTCTCAGGATTTTCGGGCAAGAGGTTGCTGAACTACCTTTGGTGGCTACAAGTAGAGAAAACCAAGGGAAA gGTTATTTCCAGGCGTTATTTGCATGTATTGAGATGCTATTATCTTCCATGCATGTTAAAAACCTGGTTCTGCCTGCTGCTGAGGAGGCGGAATCCATCTGGACAAATAAACTGGGGTTCAAAAAGATGACTGATGAACGA TATCTGAAGTATTCAAGGGACTTCCAGTTGACGGTATTCAAGGGGACATCAATGTTGGAGAAGGAGGTGCAGCAGACAGCTTATGAATTGTAA
- the LOC138884223 gene encoding uncharacterized protein, with product MTNENQTNGSVAGTGATVTSAAASSSRSTPTHAMAPAEKPEKFSGIDFKRWQMKMFFYLTTLSLQHFIKEDPPVMAENTPDDERLVVTEAWKHSDFLCKNYILSCLEDGLYNVYSVMETSKALSNALEKKYKTEDVGLKKFVAARFLDFKMIDTRSVITQVQELQVIVHDLLAEGMVINEAFQVAAFIEKLPPLWKDFKNYLKHKRKEMTLKDLIVRLRIEEDNKNAEKKSRGNSTIVGANIVEEAPQNKKRKKASGPKNYPSKKKFKGNCHNCGKTGHKAVDCRAPKTDKKKKNQANMVEDEMEDLCAMLSECNLVGNLKEWWIDSGATRHVCANKELFSSYAPAENESRTFKEAMSSSEAQYWKEAVNSEIKSILSNHTWELVDLPPGNKTLGSKWIFKKKMKDDGTIDKYKARLVVKGFRQREDLDYFDTYSPPS from the exons atgacgaatgaaaaccaaactaatggaaGTGTTGCGGGAACGGGTGCTACTGTTACGAGTGCTGCTGCCTCGTCAAGCCGTTCTACTCCTACTCATGCTATGGCGCCGGCAGAAAAACCCGAAAAGTTTTCCGGTATTGACTTCAAACGCTGGCAAATGAAGATGTTCTTCTATCTTACTACGTTGAGTTTGCAACAtttcatcaaggaggatcctccAGTCATGGCTGAGAATACTCCGGATGATGAACGACTTGttgtaactgaagcatggaaacattctgatttcttgtgcaaaaactacatattgagttgtttggaagatggcttgtacaatgtctatagtgtcatggaaacttcaaaagcgtTATCGAAtgcacttgagaagaagtacaagactgaggatgtcggacttaagaagttcgtggctgcaaggtttttggatttcaagatgattgacactaggtcagtcataactcaagtccaagaattacaagtcattgtgcatgacctCCTGGCTGAAG gtatggtcataaatgaggcctttcaagtcGCTGCTTTCATTGAGAAATTACCTCCGTTATGGAAGGATTTTAAGAACTATCTTAAACACAAGCGGAAGGAAATGACACTAAAAGACTTGATTGTTCgtctgaggatagaagaagacaacaaaaatgctgaaaagaagtcacgtggaAACTCAACAATTGTGGGGGCAAACATTGTTGAGGAGGCACCacaaaataagaaaaggaagaaggcttctggaccaaagaattacccaagcaagaagaagttcaagggtaattgccacAATTGTGGAAAAACTGGGCATAAGGCAGTGGATTGTCGTGCGCCAAAGActgataagaagaaaaagaatcaagccAACATGGTTGAAGATGAAATGGAAGACTTGTGTGCCATGTTGTCTGAATGCAACTTGGTAGGAAATCTGAAAGAATGGTGGATAGATTCTGGAGCCACCCGCCATGTGtgtgctaacaaggagttattttcttcttatgcccccgcag AAAATGAGTctcgtaccttcaaggaagcaatgtcttcctcagaggcacaatattggaaagaagctgtcaatagtgaaataaaatccatattgagcaaccatacttgggaattggttgatcttcctccgggTAACAAAacattgggttctaaatggattttcaagaagaaaatgaaagacgatggtactattgacaaatacaaggcaagacttgttgttaaaggatttagacaacgagaagatcttgactattttgacacatactcgccg ccttcttaa